In Methanothermococcus thermolithotrophicus DSM 2095, one DNA window encodes the following:
- a CDS encoding HAD family hydrolase — MDIPNYGKIDAKTIVFDMNGTLATDGKVKDDVKNLLQKLSEKYRIVVLTADTFGTIKEEFKNLNVHIEIIDNTNEKYESSKKYGPYIGIGNGNNDVEMLKSSELGICVVGEEGASVEALLVSKIVVKDVKDAINLFLNEKRLIATLRK; from the coding sequence ATGGATATTCCAAATTATGGAAAAATTGATGCAAAGACAATAGTATTTGATATGAATGGTACATTAGCCACAGATGGTAAAGTTAAAGATGATGTTAAAAATTTGTTACAAAAATTAAGTGAAAAATATAGGATCGTGGTTTTAACGGCAGATACCTTTGGAACCATTAAAGAAGAATTTAAAAACTTAAATGTGCATATTGAGATCATAGACAATACCAATGAAAAATATGAGAGCTCTAAAAAATATGGTCCCTACATAGGTATAGGCAATGGAAACAACGATGTTGAAATGCTTAAAAGTTCTGAACTTGGTATCTGTGTAGTTGGTGAAGAAGGAGCATCTGTTGAAGCTCTTTTAGTATCTAAGATTGTGGTTAAGGATGTTAAGGATGCCATCAATCTGTTTTTGAATGAGAAAAGATTAATAGCTACACTTAGAAAATAA
- a CDS encoding FUN14 domain-containing protein → MVTMDITQFIPDLGAGFITGFVVGWGIKKAIKVVIALIGLYILSLIYLNNLGVISINSDALFGLVGGMESSIASYGSQAAGLIHSASLGGGFAIGFAAGFKQG, encoded by the coding sequence GTGGTTACTATGGACATAACTCAGTTTATCCCTGATTTAGGTGCCGGTTTTATAACTGGTTTTGTTGTTGGATGGGGGATAAAAAAAGCCATTAAGGTTGTAATTGCACTTATTGGTCTTTATATCCTAAGTTTGATATATTTAAATAACTTGGGAGTAATTTCAATAAATAGCGATGCCCTTTTTGGGCTCGTTGGTGGTATGGAAAGTTCTATAGCTTCATATGGGAGTCAGGCTGCAGGTTTAATTCACTCTGCATCGTTAGGCGGAGGTTTTGCAATAGGTTTTGCAGCAGGATTTAAGCAAGGTTAA
- a CDS encoding nucleotidyltransferase domain-containing protein, giving the protein MRTRLRDFVEVEEGFFAVNTYYHPEDRIISFLRYLNLEKIGNEVLKKYELDPKDIRTLNGKKYIKVAETGKAYEILKEYYPEYLFYDEFNDVLLHGIPKDRVKNILRPHERLEEILNSQNNEYEEKCAKLANILNEYGLDYKNMGVSGSTVLKLNNKNSDIDFVIYGMKNHKKAREILEETFKDGKLSPLSDEFWQKAYKKRIKDGTLSYDEFVWHEKRKFNRGVVDGVMFDLLATREWDEITENYGSKKYENLGFVKIEATVKNDDYMFDNPAVYEVEDVKILNTDGLDLNYEDIKEVVSFTHTYAGQCFEGERIVVRGKLENVIFSNKGEKNNKNYKRVVVGTSREAFNEYIKLV; this is encoded by the coding sequence ATGAGGACAAGGTTAAGAGATTTTGTAGAAGTTGAAGAAGGGTTTTTTGCAGTTAATACATATTATCATCCAGAGGATAGGATAATTTCCTTTTTAAGGTATTTGAACCTTGAAAAAATAGGAAATGAGGTATTGAAAAAATATGAACTAGATCCAAAGGACATTAGAACATTGAATGGAAAAAAATACATTAAAGTGGCTGAAACTGGAAAAGCATATGAGATTTTAAAGGAGTATTATCCTGAGTATCTATTTTATGATGAATTTAACGATGTTTTGCTTCATGGAATACCTAAAGATAGGGTGAAAAATATATTAAGACCCCATGAAAGACTGGAAGAAATTTTAAACTCCCAGAATAACGAATATGAAGAAAAATGTGCTAAACTGGCCAACATACTTAATGAATATGGTTTAGATTATAAAAATATGGGAGTTTCAGGCTCAACTGTTTTAAAACTTAACAATAAAAATTCAGATATTGATTTTGTAATTTACGGGATGAAAAATCATAAAAAAGCTAGAGAAATATTAGAAGAAACTTTTAAAGATGGCAAACTTTCCCCTCTTTCAGATGAGTTCTGGCAAAAAGCTTATAAAAAGAGAATAAAAGACGGAACTTTAAGTTATGATGAATTTGTATGGCATGAAAAACGAAAATTTAATAGGGGTGTAGTAGATGGAGTAATGTTCGATCTTTTAGCTACAAGAGAGTGGGATGAAATAACTGAAAATTATGGAAGTAAGAAGTATGAAAACCTTGGATTTGTGAAGATAGAAGCTACTGTGAAAAATGATGATTATATGTTTGACAATCCTGCAGTTTATGAAGTAGAGGATGTTAAAATATTAAATACTGATGGTTTAGATTTAAATTATGAAGATATTAAAGAAGTGGTTTCATTTACTCATACCTATGCTGGACAGTGTTTTGAAGGGGAAAGAATCGTGGTTAGGGGTAAATTAGAAAATGTAATATTTTCAAATAAAGGTGAGAAAAATAATAAAAATTACAAAAGAGTTGTTGTTGGGACTTCAAGAGAGGCATTTAATGAATATATAAAATTGGTGTAG
- a CDS encoding FtsX-like permease family protein — protein sequence MFLVAGIGIGNVMLMSTIERTKEIGVMKSIGASKRDIITLFLYEALILGVVGSVIGAILSLGVGYLVVHYLLSSSITMESLIYVFLGIFGVGTSIIASLYPAYKAANLDPINALKNE from the coding sequence ATCTTTTTAGTTGCGGGAATTGGAATCGGGAATGTAATGCTAATGAGCACAATTGAAAGAACAAAAGAAATTGGAGTTATGAAGAGTATTGGTGCATCTAAAAGAGATATAATAACATTGTTCCTTTATGAAGCTTTAATTTTAGGGGTTGTTGGAAGCGTTATTGGAGCAATATTGAGTTTGGGGGTTGGTTATTTAGTTGTCCATTATTTGCTGAGCTCGTCTATAACCATGGAAAGTTTAATTTACGTATTTTTGGGAATATTTGGTGTTGGAACATCCATAATTGCATCACTGTATCCTGCATACAAAGCCGCAAATTTAGATCCAATAAATGCGTTAAAGAATGAATGA
- a CDS encoding cobalt-precorrin-7 (C(5))-methyltransferase, protein MIYIVGIGPGDKKYLTLKSIEIVNNADIIVGSKRALNLFQTIGKKYDESKTNEVGFKQRSQQFHTLTKNLKSELYELLQKNKDKNIVVLSTGDPCFSGLLKTILSYEFISKDDLEVISGISSIQIAAAKLKISWEDYHILTLHGKENNRKLLLELIKNGEKVIFLPGDLKEDIEFLIKNGIDPERKITVCENLTYENERIVYDSLKNILLYDEFSYLCVCVMG, encoded by the coding sequence GTGATATATATAGTCGGTATTGGCCCGGGAGATAAAAAATACCTTACCCTAAAATCTATTGAAATCGTGAATAATGCAGATATTATAGTTGGGAGCAAGAGAGCTCTGAATCTTTTTCAAACAATTGGAAAAAAGTATGATGAATCCAAAACGAATGAAGTGGGTTTCAAACAACGAAGCCAGCAATTTCATACATTGACTAAAAACTTGAAAAGTGAACTATACGAGTTACTACAAAAGAACAAAGATAAAAATATAGTAGTACTTTCTACGGGAGATCCATGCTTTAGTGGTCTTTTAAAGACTATTTTAAGCTATGAGTTTATAAGTAAAGATGATTTAGAAGTAATTTCTGGGATATCTTCGATTCAAATTGCAGCAGCGAAATTGAAAATATCCTGGGAAGACTATCACATACTAACACTTCATGGGAAGGAGAATAATAGAAAACTTCTACTGGAGCTAATTAAAAATGGTGAAAAGGTAATTTTTCTTCCAGGTGATTTAAAGGAAGACATTGAATTTTTAATAAAAAATGGAATAGATCCTGAAAGAAAAATAACAGTATGCGAAAATTTAACATACGAAAACGAAAGAATAGTATATGATAGTTTAAAAAATATATTGTTATACGATGAATTTTCTTATTTATGTGTATGTGTAATGGGATAG
- the fdhD gene encoding formate dehydrogenase accessory sulfurtransferase FdhD, producing the protein MIEKINVYVWDGELSKKEDYVCVEETYNLYINDEFIVDMVASPNDLEQLGAGYSVSGGYLSPKSIEEVKVDGKKIMVKATEGDKEECTLKKDNPKLSIKTIKKIMNIMPHLSETWKLTGGAHWAGLFDLNGNKIAFSEDIGRHNAVDKVIGHAVLNKIDLKNCILVSSGRQPYVMVKKAVNAKIPIIITKSPSTNRGVKLARENNIILIGFARGERFTIYSGVERIEFEQNPFGIL; encoded by the coding sequence ATGATTGAAAAAATAAATGTTTATGTATGGGATGGGGAACTTTCAAAAAAAGAAGATTATGTGTGTGTAGAAGAAACCTATAATTTATATATTAACGATGAATTTATAGTAGATATGGTGGCATCCCCCAACGATTTAGAACAGTTGGGGGCAGGTTATTCAGTTTCTGGAGGTTATTTAAGTCCTAAAAGTATAGAAGAAGTCAAAGTAGATGGTAAAAAAATAATGGTAAAAGCCACTGAAGGGGATAAAGAAGAATGTACGCTGAAAAAAGACAATCCAAAACTTAGTATTAAAACAATAAAAAAAATAATGAATATAATGCCTCATCTATCTGAAACATGGAAACTTACAGGGGGGGCCCATTGGGCAGGATTGTTTGATTTAAATGGAAATAAAATAGCCTTTAGTGAAGATATAGGAAGACATAATGCGGTGGATAAGGTAATAGGGCATGCAGTTCTAAATAAAATAGATTTAAAAAACTGTATCTTAGTTTCAAGTGGAAGGCAGCCTTATGTAATGGTTAAAAAAGCAGTAAATGCTAAAATACCAATAATAATAACAAAATCTCCTTCAACCAATAGAGGGGTTAAACTGGCAAGAGAAAACAACATCATATTAATAGGCTTTGCAAGAGGGGAGCGATTTACAATTTATAGTGGGGTTGAAAGAATAGAGTTTGAACAAAATCCCTTCGGGATTTTGTAA